The Tripterygium wilfordii isolate XIE 37 chromosome 5, ASM1340144v1, whole genome shotgun sequence genome window below encodes:
- the LOC119998701 gene encoding ubiquitin-like protein 5 yields the protein MIEVVLNDRLGKKVRVKCNEDDTIGDLKKLVAAQTGTRADKIRIQKWYNIYKDHITLRDYEIHDGMGLELYYS from the coding sequence ATGATCGAGGTGGTGCTGAACGATCGGCTTGGGAAGAAGGTGAGGGTGAAGTGCAACGAAGATGATACGATCGGCGATCTCAAGAAGCTGGTGGCGGCGCAGACCGGAACCAGAGCTGACAAGATAAGGATCCAGAAGTGGTATAACATCTACAAGGATCATATCACTCTCAGGGACTACGAGATCCATGATGGCATGGGCCTCGAACTCTACTACAGCTGA